A genome region from Streptomyces antimycoticus includes the following:
- a CDS encoding ABC transporter ATP-binding protein — protein MTQMTTTTTSPVLTATGVTMRFGGLTAVQSVDLNVHPGEIVGLIGPNGAGKTTFFNCLTGLYVPTEGSVAYEGTVLPPKPHLVTQAGIARTFQNIRLFANMTVLENVLVGRHTRTKEGLWSALLRGPGFKRAEAASKARAMELLEFTGLAGKADHLSRNLPYGEQRKLEIARALASDPGLLLLDEPTAGMNPQETRATEELVFAIRDLGTAVLVIEHDMRFIFNLCDRVAVLVQGQKLVEGTSEVVQSDERVIAAYLGTPFEGAPGAEEAAEVEAAEAGATTGATTGAPQDETQRGTTARTEDGQ, from the coding sequence ATGACACAGATGACCACCACCACGACCTCCCCCGTGCTCACCGCCACCGGCGTCACCATGCGCTTCGGCGGACTCACGGCCGTACAGTCCGTCGACCTCAACGTCCACCCCGGCGAGATCGTCGGCCTCATCGGCCCCAACGGCGCGGGCAAGACCACCTTCTTCAACTGCCTCACCGGCCTCTACGTCCCCACCGAGGGCAGCGTCGCCTACGAGGGCACCGTCCTGCCGCCCAAACCCCACCTCGTCACCCAGGCCGGCATCGCCCGCACCTTCCAGAACATCCGGCTCTTCGCCAACATGACGGTCCTCGAAAACGTCCTCGTCGGCCGCCACACCCGCACCAAGGAAGGCCTGTGGTCGGCCCTCCTGCGCGGCCCCGGCTTCAAACGCGCCGAGGCCGCCTCCAAGGCCCGCGCCATGGAACTCCTGGAGTTCACCGGCCTCGCCGGCAAGGCCGACCACCTCTCCCGCAACCTCCCCTACGGCGAACAGCGCAAGCTGGAGATCGCACGCGCCCTCGCCAGCGACCCCGGACTGCTGCTCCTCGACGAGCCCACCGCCGGAATGAACCCCCAGGAGACCCGCGCCACCGAGGAACTGGTCTTCGCCATCCGGGACCTGGGCACCGCCGTACTCGTCATCGAGCACGACATGCGCTTCATCTTCAACCTCTGCGACCGGGTCGCCGTGCTCGTCCAGGGCCAGAAGCTCGTCGAGGGCACCTCCGAGGTCGTCCAGAGCGATGAGCGCGTCATCGCCGCCTACCTCGGCACCCCCTTCGAAGGCGCACCCGGCGCGGAGGAGGCCGCCGAGGTCGAGGCCGCGGAGGCCGGAGCCACCACCGGCGCCACGACCGGCGCCCCGCAGGACGAGACCCAGCGGGGCACCACAGCACGTACGGAGGACGGACAGTGA
- a CDS encoding ABC transporter ATP-binding protein, which yields MTALLEVEDLRVAYGKIEAVKGISFSVEAGQVVTLIGTNGAGKTTTLRTLSGLLEPLGGEIRFDGQPLKGVPAHKIVALGLAHSPEGRHIFPRLSIAENLQLGAFLRKDADGIAADIRHAYELFPILGERRAQAAGTLSGGEQQMLAMGRALMSRPKLLMLDEPSMGLSPIMMQKIMHTIAELKSQGTTILLVEQNAQAALSLADEGHVMEIGKIVLSGTGDALLHDESVRKAYLGED from the coding sequence GTGACCGCACTGCTCGAGGTCGAGGACCTGCGGGTCGCCTACGGCAAGATCGAGGCCGTCAAGGGCATCTCGTTCAGCGTCGAGGCCGGCCAGGTCGTCACCCTCATCGGTACCAACGGCGCGGGCAAGACCACCACGCTGCGCACCCTGTCCGGCCTGCTCGAACCCCTCGGCGGGGAGATCCGCTTCGACGGCCAACCGCTGAAGGGCGTCCCCGCGCACAAGATCGTCGCCCTGGGGCTGGCCCACTCGCCCGAGGGCCGGCATATCTTCCCGCGGCTGTCGATCGCCGAGAACCTCCAGCTCGGAGCGTTTCTCCGGAAGGACGCGGACGGCATAGCCGCCGACATCCGCCACGCGTACGAGCTCTTCCCCATCCTCGGCGAACGCCGCGCCCAGGCGGCCGGCACCCTCTCCGGCGGTGAGCAGCAGATGCTCGCGATGGGGCGGGCGCTGATGTCCCGCCCCAAGCTGCTGATGCTCGACGAGCCCTCAATGGGCCTCTCGCCGATCATGATGCAGAAGATCATGCACACCATCGCCGAGCTCAAGTCCCAGGGCACGACGATCCTGCTGGTCGAACAGAACGCCCAGGCGGCCCTGTCGCTGGCCGATGAGGGCCATGTGATGGAGATCGGCAAGATCGTGCTGTCGGGGACGGGGGATGCGCTGCTGCACGACGAGTCGGTGCGGAAGGCGTACCTCGGCGAGGACTGA